The DNA segment ATACACTCGGAGAAGTATATATAGGCGGATCTACCAACAGTAATGATATCCTAATACGAACATATCGTAATGCTTTTGTAAATGGGTATAACGGAAAAATAGATGGTTTTATAGCATTAAAAAATGATACCTCCTCAAGCATAAAAAAAATTGTATTTCTCGGAACCCCCGAAGATGACCAATTATATCTTATAGATTTAGATGACCAAGGGTATGTTCATGCCCTCGGACAAACCCGAGGATCTTATCTTGTGTCCCCTGGAAAATATTTTAATAGAAACGGAAGACAATTTATTCATAAGTTTAATAAAGATTTAGGCACAGAATGGTCAACTGTTTTTGGAAACATAGATGGAAACAGCAACCTTCCTAATATATCCCCTACTGCTTTTTTAGTGAGTGTTTGCAATAATATCTATATATCAGGATGGGGAGGAGGAAATAATTCTATAACTTACCGAAATCTAGATTTTACAATTAATTATCTTGGCAGTTATTTCAACGGAAATACCTTCAATATGCCTATAAGCGCCAATGCTTACCAATCTGTCACAGACGGAAAGGATTTTTATATGATGGTGCTCAGTATTAATGCTGATGAATTTCTCTATGGTACTTACTTTGGATCTATAGAAAGAGTAAATCCTTTTAATCCTGGTTTAGGAAGTGACCACGTAGATGGGGGAACGAGTAGATTTGATAAAAATGGAATTGTATATCACGCTGTTTGTGCGGGTTGCCTAGGAGTTAATAGCTTTCCTACTACACCAGGTGCTTTTTCAAATGTAAATAACTCTGGAAATTGTAATCTGGGATTGTTTAAATTTAATATATTGGTGCTACAAGGAAGTTTTGACATTACTGCAGAAGGTAATACATACCTTGATAAAGATACTGTTTGCGACATACATACTTTTTCTTTTGAAAATACTTATACCTACGGAGAAAGATTTATTTGGGATTTTGGAGATGGGGTTATTAAGGAAAACGATAGAAATACTTTTATAACAACACATACTTATCCAACCCTCAAAATCCAAAAAACATACACTACCACTCTTACCATATACAATAAAAATGCCTGTATTGGAACACTTGTTGTCCAAAAGCAATTAACCATAATGCCACGCCCATTGTTTTCTATCACTCAAAGCGATGTTCTTTGCTATGGACAAAGCAAAATGCTCACAGCCACGGGAGGAAGATTGTACAGATGGACTCCCGAAACGGGACTATCTAATCCTAATATTCATAATCCTGTTGCTACCCCTCAAAGAACCACTACCTATACCGTTACTATAACTAATGGAGAAAAAAGATGCGACACCACGGCAACAGTGACTCTTTTGGTAATCCCCACAGAAAAAGAACTGCAACCATTCAACATTACGAATCTCGAAGGAATGAACGCACAGCAAGGATGCATTGCGTCCACTTTTATTTTCAAAAATAACAATACTGAAACACGTTACTCTCGTTGGGAATTAGGCGATGGAACTACCATAGAAAATAAAGACAGCATATCTCATCAATATACTCAACCGGGAACATACACAGCCAGACTCGATCAAAGAACAAAATGCTCCCCGCTTACCACATTTACCAAAAAAATAACCATAGCAGAACCATCTGCCTCCGAAAGTAAAACTATTTGTGAAGGGGACTCTCTTACATTATCCGCAACAGGTGGAAGTACTTACGAATGGAGCAGTAGTGATGGAAGTATTTCTTCCACTGCCTCGCAAATACACATACGCCCTAAAAAAACTACCACTTATATCGCTATTATTCGCAATGATTTTACTATTTGTACCTTAGAAAAAAGAATAACTATCACGGTTATTCCAACTATAACCGCAGAAATAAATATAATTCCAAAATATACCTGCTACGGAGTGAAAGAATTTAATTTTCAGGCAATAACTCAAGAAGGAAATACGGTGCAATGGGATTTTGGAGATAAAACCACAGGAATAGGAAAAGAAGTAACACATATTTTCCCCGAAGAGGGCAACTATAGTATCTCTATTGCTCTCTCACAGGAAGGATGCTCCCTTGCCAAGAACCATTCTGTAAAGGTAGAAAAACTTTTTATACCCAATGTCATCACACCAAATGGGGATAATAAGAATGATAGATTTGAAATTACCTATTCCCAACCCATCTCTCTCCTCATAATAGATAAAGATGGAAGTACTCTCTATAAATCCTCCCAGTATGATAACACTTGGGGGGCAGGGAACGTACCCGCGGGAACTTATTTTTATCATATAACGATTGCTGATAAAACCTCCTGTAAAGGATGGATACAGGTTTT comes from the Chitinophagaceae bacterium genome and includes:
- a CDS encoding PKD domain-containing protein; this encodes MKNLFMFAVSVLWFPNLVYSFGGFLENKGQWDASVHYRADMPVGYFLGRENGWVYLLEERQSHHTVDSPFMNPFQETEEIKYPQAVHVLFHNTNKVNIKGHKTDGVPHNFFLGNDPKKWGRDAKQYGEIWYCGIYENTDFQVIHTERGLKYNIWAYAGAKVEDISLEIQGANAVYLSEGSLVVETNFGKIYEKIPKTYQVSECGDTTFFKAEYVLEKERIRFRIEGDYDREKTLVIDPEIVFSTYTGSTEDNWGNTACFDDEGNSYAGGTIMGASTGRFVPSPGAFQSNFYPSIINRRITDVVITKFDSSGKNLLFFTYLGGEYSESPTSMIADKNGDLFILGITGSERFPTTHLAYDITFNGGDSTDVLGVIYPRGTDIFVAHLRRDGTELFSSTFFGGADNDGILSKISDKLRNPLDQNYGDILRGEIYIGPDDNIYIAGVTSSRDFSTSKNAFQSRYGGGQTDGVAVKLKKDLSDILWSSYIGGDGEDAARSIRVDTLGEVYIGGSTNSNDILIRTYRNAFVNGYNGKIDGFIALKNDTSSSIKKIVFLGTPEDDQLYLIDLDDQGYVHALGQTRGSYLVSPGKYFNRNGRQFIHKFNKDLGTEWSTVFGNIDGNSNLPNISPTAFLVSVCNNIYISGWGGGNNSITYRNLDFTINYLGSYFNGNTFNMPISANAYQSVTDGKDFYMMVLSINADEFLYGTYFGSIERVNPFNPGLGSDHVDGGTSRFDKNGIVYHAVCAGCLGVNSFPTTPGAFSNVNNSGNCNLGLFKFNILVLQGSFDITAEGNTYLDKDTVCDIHTFSFENTYTYGERFIWDFGDGVIKENDRNTFITTHTYPTLKIQKTYTTTLTIYNKNACIGTLVVQKQLTIMPRPLFSITQSDVLCYGQSKMLTATGGRLYRWTPETGLSNPNIHNPVATPQRTTTYTVTITNGEKRCDTTATVTLLVIPTEKELQPFNITNLEGMNAQQGCIASTFIFKNNNTETRYSRWELGDGTTIENKDSISHQYTQPGTYTARLDQRTKCSPLTTFTKKITIAEPSASESKTICEGDSLTLSATGGSTYEWSSSDGSISSTASQIHIRPKKTTTYIAIIRNDFTICTLEKRITITVIPTITAEINIIPKYTCYGVKEFNFQAITQEGNTVQWDFGDKTTGIGKEVTHIFPEEGNYSISIALSQEGCSLAKNHSVKVEKLFIPNVITPNGDNKNDRFEITYSQPISLLIIDKDGSTLYKSSQYDNTWGAGNVPAGTYFYHITIADKTSCKGWIQVLK